Part of the Henckelia pumila isolate YLH828 chromosome 2, ASM3356847v2, whole genome shotgun sequence genome is shown below.
TACCCTTTCTTACCCAGACCATATCAATCCTAATTCTGTAATCCCAAAATTTTCGTCGTCTGCAGCGCCATCAAGCTTAGCTGGTGCTTCTTCTGATCTACAACACCACAAAAAGAGTGTGAAAAGCTGCAGGTTTGAAGAATGCACTAGAGGTGCAAGAGGTGCTTCTGGCCTCTGTATTGCGCATGGAGGTGGCAGGAGGTGTCAGAGGTTCGGGTGTCAAAAGGGAGCTGAAGGCAAGACTGCTTTATGCAAGGCACATGGAGGTGGTCGTCGCTGCCAGCAACTCGGATGTACCAAAAGTGCAGAAGGCCGTACCGAGTACTGTATTAGTCACGGTGGTGGTAGGCGGTGCAGTCATGAGAATTGTAGTCGTGCGGCTAGAGGTAAGTCAGGCTTGTGTATTCGTCATGGGGGCGGTAAAAGGTGCAAGATGGAAAATTGCTGGAAGAGTGCTGAGGGTATCTCTGGACTCTGCATATCCCATGGAGGTGGCCGTCGTTGCCAATACCCGGACTGTAAAAAGGGTGCTCAAGGAAGTACCATGTTTTGTAAAGCTCACGGCGGTGGCAGAAGATGCACATCTTTCGGGTgcacaaaaggtgcagaaggcaGCACTCCATACTGTAAAGGCCATGGTGGTGGGAAAAGATGTACGTCGCAAGGATGCACCAAGAGTGTGCATGGGGGAACTTTATTTTGCGTTCGACATGGTGGGGGCAAGAGATGTGCTGTTCCTGAATGCACCAAGAGTGCTAGAGGGCGCACAGATTATTGTGTCCGCCATGGTGGCGGAAAAAGGTGCCAATTTGAAGGTTGCCCGAAGAGTGCCCAAGGGAGCACAAATTTTTGCAAGGCACATGGTGGAGGAAGACGATGTTCTTGGGGACAATTGGGTTCAGAGTTTGGTGGTCCGTGTATGGTTCCATGCGATAAATTTGCTAGAGGAAAATCTGGTCTTTGTGCTGCCCACAGTGCTCAATTTCCTAATAAACCAAATAAAGAAAGCTTTGGAACAGCGCCGACAACTAAGGACACACATTCCACAACATCTATGCAAATGAGAGGCATATCTGCGGCTGGAGACATCCTTTCTTACCCTTTCACTATGCTCGGCCATGGACAGCCGATCCGTCCACCAAGTAGGCCGATCAAGAATTTCACCTCCGGAAATTCTTGCTTTAATCATCTTTCTCTTCCTGAAGGCAGAGTGCATGGAGGTAGCCTGATGGCAATGCTTAGGGGCGGTGCAAGCAACAATAATCAAGAAATCAGTGGTGGAGCTGAGCCAGGAGATCCTATCCTATAACTCATAGTTGAGTGTAAGCAAATTACCAATTGTTTCAGTCGACTAGTTTGCTTTGTGTTTGTATTGAGGTCTGGCCATAGTGGATTGCAAATCACTAGTAGTATTAACTATTGTGTTATAGTGTCACAAAATGTATGTGTTTTTGTGCGTCGCATGTGAACAAGCTAAAATGTGTGGTATTGGTATTTCTACATTTGTCAGATTTAGTTTGGATTGAGTGTGTTATTTGTAAATATTATTATCTTCATTTGAActgtcttttattttatttgatgttGGTCATTCTCCCTAGTTACTATGCACAACGACACCCCGCACGAGGTTTTTCACACAATTCAACTGTATTATAACACACGTGAATTTGTTGACTTggttttggtttgattgatttggAGCAATGATGAATTTAAATATATCTCACTCATTTCAAATTATTTGGCTTGTTTGTAtggataaaataaaattgaagcgaatttcaaatccaatcgaAATTAAGTATGTAATTTCAGTAGTTATTGTGTTGATCTTTCCATCAAAGAAAAGCTTGGAGTGATTTTAAATGATGAAATTTGAGAACTGTAGTAATGGAAAGAAATATACGACAATCAATAAAGCTATAATTTTGTATTATAAAAGTAAATAGTAACACAAGATATAGCTAAGATGCATAGGAGCTTGAGCTGCACTCACATCCTGACTACCTTTTGCTACTATTGACACTTAGAGTGCGTTTGCTTTttgtagattttttttaaaaaaagtgcttttttaagtTAGCTTttaaaagtgcttttttaaataaaagttgTGTTGATTTCATATTtggataaattgataaaaagcatttttttaattaacaaaggtgtttggatgcatatcattaaagtgctttTTATctcattaattaatatatatattatttctattatattTCTAAACCAATCACAATCCAGCTACTTCTGTTATAGTTATTGACAACATAAAATAGAAAAGATGTGGTCGAACGTTTATCACTAGATAACCAGAAAATGTTTTCTTCTTCTTGATGTTTTTGAACCACTCAAGATCTGCATACTGTTCGAATGTTTATCCCATTCTTCGTCTGTATACTATACGAGCTTTTTGTATAGAAAATGTGGTTTAATCTATAAATCATTAAATTATATCATAACAATAACATATTGAAAATCTgattaaaaaacataaaaacaatGGTTAATGTTTACATTCCAAtgcatataaattatttaaagactAACTTATATTTCAATGTCGACCGATTGGAAGTGAATTTCTTATGTCATCTCTCACTTCTTTCATTTCATTAATATTTTCCTGGGTTAACTCCTGTCATCTTGTACATATATAACacattcaaaaaaatatatatatagtactgCATATACaaaacacaatatatatatatatatttcacacacgTAACACAATATATATAGATAACACATTAATATAGTACTACACAATAGATTCCTTTCAAAAAAAAGTACTCCACGatagatatataaatatatatatatatatatatctatataacacaaacgaaaaaataatatatatatatatatacatcaccAAAATATTGTACGTAACACCAAAATACTGTaggtacatatatatatacatatagatacatataacacaaaaaatatatatataacaaacgTTCACTTATCAATAAAATCATTCAACGGATTATTGCTAAAAAAATTGTACAACAGTTTGATTACCTTGAAAAGAATGGAGGAGAAACAAGGGAAACAAGAGAGCAAAAAGTTGAGAGACGTTGACGGCTTGatgttttaggttaatgaaAAGCTAAAAAAAGCTCTAAATTTGGGCTTCTCAAAGAGCTCTATTTCtagcttaaaaaagtgcttttttaaacACTAAAAGCCCACCCAAACACTTTGGTAATTAGaaaagcactttttttttttttaaaaaaagtgcttttttaagcttggcttttgaaaccaaacgggccCTTAATTgcattttaatcttttaatttaattaattagaaagAGTTGTCCATTTTAAGTTTCAATTATAGACAAAAACGCATATGAGACGttctcaagggtcatttttttgagatggatctcttatatgagttatccattaaaaaatattacattttatgtcaaaagtattatttattattataaatatgagtatgGTTGATCCATCTCACGGATGATATCGTCTCACAAGGGTTATTCTTTATTATATTATTGAGGGTTATGTTACATGTATaataatgaaaatttataattggattttattttgTAATTGAAATGCAAAACAACCAAAACTATCCAAAACACACATTTaaaagagtttttttttaaaaaaaaaataaaatgaaagcgtcattttttaatttcaattgcTGGCGTTGATCTTCAATTCTAACAACGAAAACGGCGTCGTTCTCTCTTCCGCCGTCTTCCCTGAGTTTCGCCGTCCGTCCGTACAATTGATATTGATAGTCTGAAACCCTATATGTTATTCCGATCTTTCCCCAATCTTTTGAATTCCTATGATCACGATGAAAACtccaaattcaaatccaattcaAAGATACCAAAATCTTCGGTTGAAAGAATCCCTGTGTCGATCTAATCATTACTCATTAGCCTGCAAAGAGTTGAGCTTATTCCTCAGAAGCGCCTACTCCTTATGCCCCAAGAATCTGCAGTCCCAAATTTTCCAAGATACCCTTTTCGCGTTTAGCCTCCTTCCTGAGTAAGTTTTCAAGCTATAATCTTTTTACTCCTTATTCTTGTTTTTTTCTGTACTTTTATGTTCGCTGGATTCAGGGTTTGTATTTGTGTTTCGGTTGTTTAGGATTCAAGTGCAGTCTGCTATTTCAGCAGGTAATTCTCTTTTGCAAAGCGCGGAGTTTGCTCTGCCGAAGCAGAAGCGGGGTGTGGCAGTTAAGGAATACAAGCATGCAATGGTTGCTTGTAAGAGAAAGTCCAAGTCtcttaaagaagaagaagaaaaaggtcTCTTTCTATAAGTTCAATTCAACTGAATCGTTTTTTCTCTAATTTTGAAAGAGTTTGTATATTAGGTTATCTACATGATTTGTTGCCAAGGCTTGACTCACAATGGAAAGGATAATAGATTGATATCTAATTTGCCATTTTTCGTCTCTCCTTTGGTTACTTTCGTAGGTTTTCAAGTAACTAATTAGTTCATGTAGCTCTGATGTTACAAGCTCTAGCATCCATTGGGTAAGGTTGATTGATTCATAGCATTGAAATTGTAAAGAAAGTG
Proteins encoded:
- the LOC140881898 gene encoding uncharacterized protein, giving the protein MDGIPGDTILPSASKDLERVLPYTVVSDVHVDSPGVSSSLFLGGCKRKCNYVNGHINLRDGSPLALGLGLSSISCTTTCSGKESEEESSIDLGLSISLNTGDERPHNLKRGSTGTLDSFTTRKPTLNLQLSLSTGPSESDVTTLNHGLISYPSNFEPPALTSTPQLVDEGSTSARWKIGPLVPPLQNSESSTLSYPDHINPNSVIPKFSSSAAPSSLAGASSDLQHHKKSVKSCRFEECTRGARGASGLCIAHGGGRRCQRFGCQKGAEGKTALCKAHGGGRRCQQLGCTKSAEGRTEYCISHGGGRRCSHENCSRAARGKSGLCIRHGGGKRCKMENCWKSAEGISGLCISHGGGRRCQYPDCKKGAQGSTMFCKAHGGGRRCTSFGCTKGAEGSTPYCKGHGGGKRCTSQGCTKSVHGGTLFCVRHGGGKRCAVPECTKSARGRTDYCVRHGGGKRCQFEGCPKSAQGSTNFCKAHGGGRRCSWGQLGSEFGGPCMVPCDKFARGKSGLCAAHSAQFPNKPNKESFGTAPTTKDTHSTTSMQMRGISAAGDILSYPFTMLGHGQPIRPPSRPIKNFTSGNSCFNHLSLPEGRVHGGSLMAMLRGGASNNNQEISGGAEPGDPIL